Proteins co-encoded in one Planctomicrobium piriforme genomic window:
- a CDS encoding carbon storage regulator produces the protein MLVLTRKMGETIQIGDSIVIKVIACGRGKAKIGVDAPATTRVLRGELLASLQQTQAAPVTAAPIRLAR, from the coding sequence ATGTTGGTTCTCACACGCAAAATGGGTGAAACGATTCAGATCGGCGATTCAATTGTCATCAAGGTGATTGCATGCGGACGCGGTAAGGCCAAGATCGGTGTGGACGCCCCTGCGACCACCCGAGTGCTGCGAGGCGAGCTGCTGGCGAGCCTGCAGCAAACCCAGGCTGCCCCGGTCACTGCCGCCCCGATCCGCCTCGCCCGCTAA
- a CDS encoding ABC transporter ATP-binding protein — protein sequence MKTVFKVRGITKDYGQGEVQVHALRGVDLDLHEGKFIVLLGPSGSGKSTLLNILGGLDIPTSGSVMFHDQNLTAADETQLTWYRRRHVGFVFQFYNLIPSLTARENVALVTEIVDNPLPPAEALKLVGLGKRLDHFPSQLSGGEQQRVAIARAIAKQPDVLLCDEPTGALDITTGITVLEVIERINHELGTSTIVITHNAMIAEMADTVITLSDGHIVSQRENTQKIPVKELQW from the coding sequence ATGAAGACGGTTTTCAAGGTGCGGGGAATCACGAAGGACTACGGCCAGGGAGAGGTCCAGGTCCATGCTCTGCGCGGCGTCGACCTCGACCTGCATGAAGGGAAGTTCATCGTGCTGCTCGGGCCGTCCGGCAGCGGAAAGTCGACGTTGCTGAATATCCTGGGGGGGCTCGATATCCCCACATCGGGCAGCGTGATGTTCCACGACCAGAATCTGACGGCCGCCGATGAGACTCAGCTCACCTGGTATCGTCGGCGGCATGTGGGGTTCGTCTTCCAGTTCTACAATCTGATTCCCAGTCTGACCGCACGGGAGAACGTGGCGCTGGTGACGGAGATCGTCGACAATCCGTTGCCGCCGGCCGAGGCGTTGAAGCTGGTGGGGCTCGGCAAACGGCTCGATCACTTTCCCTCGCAGCTTTCCGGGGGAGAACAGCAACGGGTGGCCATCGCCAGGGCGATTGCCAAGCAGCCGGATGTGCTGCTGTGTGACGAACCGACCGGCGCACTCGACATCACGACCGGCATCACGGTGCTGGAGGTGATTGAACGGATCAATCACGAACTCGGGACTTCGACGATCGTCATTACGCACAACGCCATGATCGCCGAAATGGCCGACACCGTCATCACCCTCAGCGACGGCCACATTGTCTCACAGCGGGAAAACACACAGAAGATCCCCGTCAAAGAACTGCAATGGTGA
- a CDS encoding DUF2294 domain-containing protein has product MVDAQLTMAQQVAQAISKFQRERTGHAPVSVTVVLSEGMLVVTMNGVLSPAEKMMAQTPEGAAQVREFHRQLFQNSVADLRVEIQRITGVDVHECAAEVETKTGAVIHVFTSGTMVQVFQLGGNLSEEAWNGTVVKPAPIIGRG; this is encoded by the coding sequence ATGGTGGATGCCCAGCTCACGATGGCCCAGCAGGTGGCCCAGGCGATCAGCAAGTTCCAGCGGGAACGGACCGGCCATGCGCCGGTCTCCGTCACGGTTGTGCTCAGCGAAGGGATGCTCGTCGTCACGATGAACGGAGTGTTATCTCCGGCTGAGAAAATGATGGCGCAGACACCCGAAGGTGCGGCCCAAGTGCGAGAGTTTCATCGTCAATTGTTTCAGAACTCGGTTGCCGATCTACGGGTCGAGATCCAGCGTATCACCGGAGTCGATGTCCACGAGTGCGCCGCCGAAGTGGAGACGAAAACCGGCGCGGTGATTCACGTCTTCACCTCCGGGACGATGGTGCAGGTTTTCCAGTTGGGCGGCAATCTCAGCGAGGAAGCCTGGAACGGCACGGTGGTGAAGCCAGCACCGATTATTGGAAGAGGCTGA
- a CDS encoding efflux RND transporter periplasmic adaptor subunit, giving the protein MGKSGIWIKRLVMLSLFGVLGGALLFAFLPQPVQVEVVQVDRAPLEVAVRDDGRTRVRERYLVSSPIAGQLRRVELEVGDEVQAGQTVIARLVPTIPAFLDPRDQARVEARVSAAQSRLRRAEADLRRAGDELEQARIDLDRSKHLRESGASTDAHLEQAQLTFRKQTESLNAAEFLKDVAQFELEQEQAALVQMTREPGDEATQADFEIRSPVNGRVLKLMQESSAVVTPGMPVLEVGDPHELEVIADILSIDAVKIRPGQKARFVHWGGTKSLAGVVQTVEPSGFTKISALGVEEQRVNVIFDFVGSASEYETLGDGYRVEVEVVVWDEQDTLQVPTAALFRSGSDWAVFVAKDGRAVLRKVEIGQNNGVRAQVLGGLESGELVISHPSDDVQNGVMIQARETVH; this is encoded by the coding sequence ATGGGCAAGTCTGGAATCTGGATCAAGCGGCTGGTGATGCTGTCGCTGTTTGGCGTTTTGGGTGGTGCGCTGTTGTTCGCCTTCCTGCCGCAACCGGTGCAGGTGGAGGTGGTGCAAGTCGATCGCGCGCCGCTGGAAGTCGCCGTTCGCGATGACGGTCGCACCCGGGTGCGCGAGCGTTATCTCGTCTCGTCCCCCATCGCCGGGCAGCTCAGGCGAGTGGAACTGGAAGTCGGCGACGAAGTGCAGGCCGGCCAGACCGTGATTGCCCGCCTCGTGCCCACCATCCCGGCGTTTCTCGATCCCCGCGATCAGGCCCGAGTCGAAGCCAGAGTGAGTGCCGCGCAAAGCCGATTGCGTCGGGCCGAAGCCGATCTGCGACGGGCCGGGGATGAACTGGAACAAGCCCGGATCGATCTGGATCGATCCAAGCATTTGCGGGAAAGCGGTGCATCAACCGATGCCCATCTCGAGCAGGCGCAACTCACGTTTCGCAAGCAGACCGAATCACTCAACGCCGCCGAATTCCTGAAGGATGTCGCCCAGTTCGAACTCGAACAGGAACAAGCGGCATTAGTGCAGATGACCAGGGAACCGGGCGATGAAGCGACGCAGGCCGATTTCGAGATCCGGTCGCCAGTGAATGGACGCGTGTTGAAGCTGATGCAGGAGAGCTCGGCGGTCGTCACGCCGGGGATGCCGGTTTTAGAAGTGGGCGACCCGCACGAGTTGGAAGTGATCGCCGACATTCTCTCAATCGATGCCGTCAAAATTCGCCCGGGGCAGAAAGCTCGATTCGTCCATTGGGGGGGAACGAAATCCCTCGCAGGCGTCGTGCAAACGGTTGAGCCGTCGGGGTTCACCAAGATCTCGGCGCTGGGAGTTGAGGAACAACGGGTGAACGTGATCTTCGATTTCGTCGGCTCTGCCAGTGAGTACGAAACACTGGGGGACGGCTACCGCGTGGAAGTTGAAGTCGTGGTGTGGGACGAACAGGACACCTTACAGGTGCCGACTGCCGCTCTATTCCGATCTGGCAGCGATTGGGCGGTGTTCGTCGCGAAAGATGGCCGGGCTGTTTTGAGGAAAGTCGAAATTGGCCAGAACAACGGAGTCCGGGCTCAGGTGCTCGGCGGCCTGGAATCCGGCGAACTGGTCATCAGCCACCCGAGCGATGACGTTCAAAACGGCGTGATGATCCAAGCCAGGGAAACTGTCCACTGA
- a CDS encoding ATP-binding protein, with translation MSDESAELRTKELVHDFRNILNSIQMCSAMALMDLPADSAAAEMFREIQAASTQGGTLCGQMLDGNQPTADDLQGHDLSAIAREMTSMFHHSLPGTVTLDCSLAADMPLVAMSASRLRQILTNLVTNAAQSLGTHSGSVQIRTGWSERGDCGPFATADDDQSRIQNQVYLEVSDTGCGMDEATKNRVFDPHFTTKATGHGLGMASVSRIVAENGGTIHIDSRVGIGTSILVTFPCGACPTSREDRLPHRTRIARMLSPVRSVVIADCGVVCVNEA, from the coding sequence ATGTCCGACGAAAGTGCGGAATTAAGAACAAAAGAGCTGGTGCATGATTTTCGAAACATCCTGAACAGCATTCAGATGTGCTCTGCAATGGCGCTGATGGACCTGCCGGCGGATTCTGCGGCGGCAGAGATGTTCCGCGAAATTCAGGCGGCCTCCACTCAGGGGGGGACTCTCTGCGGGCAGATGCTCGATGGCAATCAGCCGACGGCCGACGACCTCCAGGGGCATGATCTGAGCGCGATCGCGCGTGAGATGACCTCGATGTTCCACCATTCATTGCCGGGTACGGTGACGCTCGATTGCAGCCTGGCGGCGGACATGCCGTTGGTGGCGATGTCGGCCAGTCGCCTGCGGCAGATCCTGACGAATCTGGTGACGAACGCCGCGCAGTCGCTGGGAACCCATTCCGGCTCTGTTCAAATCCGCACGGGCTGGAGCGAACGGGGCGACTGCGGCCCCTTTGCGACTGCGGACGACGACCAGTCGCGGATTCAGAATCAGGTGTATCTGGAAGTTTCCGACACCGGCTGCGGTATGGACGAGGCGACCAAAAATCGAGTGTTCGACCCGCATTTCACCACCAAGGCAACTGGTCACGGGCTGGGGATGGCTTCGGTTTCAAGGATCGTGGCGGAGAACGGCGGCACGATTCACATCGACAGCCGCGTGGGCATCGGCACGAGCATCCTGGTGACGTTCCCCTGCGGCGCGTGCCCGACCTCACGCGAGGACCGGCTGCCCCACCGCACCCGCATCGCCCGCATGCTCTCCCCCGTGCGATCAGTGGTGATTGCCGATTGCGGAGTAGTCTGCGTGAACGAGGCGTGA
- a CDS encoding ABC transporter permease: MLRDLRQMPAQVLAIALVIGCGLAVLMMAVGTHRFLKRTRDAYYEQYYFAQVFAGLKRAPRPIGDRLREIPGIAALDLRIVDEAVIDVPGLDEPVVGRLISVPVRGEPPLNRIHIAEGRQIDPLRPGEVLVSEAFATANQLALGSQVKAVINGRMQPLTIVGIALSPEYVFQIRPGTLLPDDKRFGIFWMSELELEAALNMEGAFNSVAISLMHDTPEQNVIDEVDRLLKPYGCTGAYGRDRQVSAKFLSEELKQLRAIAIVAPAIFFGVACFLLNVVLERVITTQREQIASLKAFGYSNRDVGIHYAKFVLVIAALGSFLGALGGEYLDRFMSHAYSQFYHFPVFKFETDWTLMIVGIAATMFTAVLATVRPVYKAVSLPPAEAMRPAPPANFGPTLAERLGLTRFLSTSAQMVLRELERRPIKSFMSTLGIASAVAVLVLGRFGVDGVAYLLNFQFSLAQRYDVQVTFVEPTSPGVQRELELLPGVLAAETFRSVAVRFRSGHRTRLSSITGLGDQRDLFRVINTRERPVHLPPRGLLLGEKLAEILDAKIGETLVVEVLERDDLTLEIPVSGIYNELSGANAYIHRDHLHELLQETNACSGAFLQVDSLQLPTLYKQLKETPRVAGLMVKDSLVESFQKTVAENQLRMQKINMIFACIIAFGVIFNTARISLAERSREFATLRVIGFTRWEVAKVLLGELGILTLLAIPLGYLIGLGFCAALAKAFESEHFRMPLVISLKTLGIAAGITLLAAAASGLSVQRQINQLDMIGALKSKE; the protein is encoded by the coding sequence ATGCTTCGCGATCTGCGGCAGATGCCTGCCCAGGTGCTGGCGATTGCGCTGGTCATCGGCTGCGGTCTGGCGGTGCTGATGATGGCGGTGGGGACGCACCGGTTTCTCAAAAGAACGCGTGACGCCTATTACGAGCAGTATTACTTTGCCCAGGTGTTTGCAGGCTTGAAACGGGCGCCTCGGCCCATCGGGGATCGGCTCCGAGAGATCCCCGGGATTGCGGCGCTCGATCTGCGGATTGTCGACGAAGCGGTCATCGACGTGCCGGGTCTCGATGAGCCAGTGGTGGGCCGGTTGATTTCAGTGCCTGTCCGGGGTGAGCCGCCGCTGAATCGAATTCATATTGCCGAGGGCCGGCAGATCGATCCTTTGCGACCGGGCGAAGTTCTAGTGAGCGAGGCCTTCGCGACGGCAAATCAACTGGCGCTGGGGAGTCAGGTCAAGGCGGTCATCAACGGTCGGATGCAGCCGTTGACGATCGTGGGGATCGCGCTGTCGCCGGAGTATGTCTTTCAGATCCGGCCAGGGACGCTGCTGCCAGATGACAAACGGTTCGGCATCTTCTGGATGAGCGAGCTGGAGCTGGAAGCGGCGCTCAATATGGAGGGAGCATTCAACTCCGTCGCGATTTCGCTGATGCACGACACGCCTGAGCAGAACGTGATCGATGAGGTCGACCGGCTGCTGAAGCCGTATGGCTGCACCGGAGCGTATGGACGCGACCGACAGGTTTCCGCCAAGTTTCTTTCGGAAGAACTCAAACAACTCAGGGCGATTGCGATTGTCGCGCCGGCGATCTTCTTTGGCGTCGCCTGTTTTCTGTTGAATGTCGTGCTGGAACGGGTCATCACCACGCAGCGGGAGCAGATTGCATCGCTCAAGGCGTTTGGTTACAGCAACCGTGACGTGGGAATTCACTATGCCAAGTTCGTGCTGGTGATCGCGGCGCTGGGCAGTTTTCTGGGAGCATTGGGGGGGGAGTACCTTGATCGGTTCATGTCGCATGCGTATTCCCAGTTCTACCACTTCCCGGTCTTCAAGTTCGAAACCGACTGGACGCTGATGATCGTCGGGATCGCCGCGACGATGTTCACGGCGGTGCTGGCAACGGTGCGGCCGGTTTATAAAGCGGTGTCGTTGCCTCCGGCCGAAGCGATGCGGCCGGCCCCTCCGGCCAATTTTGGACCGACTCTCGCGGAGCGGCTGGGCCTTACCCGATTTCTGTCGACCTCCGCGCAAATGGTGCTGCGGGAACTGGAGCGTCGCCCGATCAAGTCGTTCATGTCGACGCTGGGAATCGCCAGCGCCGTGGCCGTGTTGGTGCTGGGACGCTTCGGCGTCGACGGCGTGGCCTATCTGCTCAATTTTCAGTTCTCGCTGGCACAGCGATACGACGTGCAGGTGACGTTTGTGGAACCGACATCGCCGGGCGTGCAACGTGAGCTGGAACTGCTGCCTGGCGTTTTGGCGGCCGAGACATTCCGGTCGGTGGCGGTGCGTTTTCGTTCAGGGCATCGCACGCGGCTGTCGTCGATCACGGGACTTGGTGACCAGCGGGATCTGTTTCGAGTCATCAACACGCGCGAGCGCCCGGTGCATCTGCCGCCGCGGGGGCTCCTGCTGGGGGAAAAGCTGGCAGAGATTCTGGATGCCAAGATCGGCGAGACGCTGGTTGTCGAGGTGCTCGAACGAGACGATCTGACTTTGGAGATTCCTGTCAGCGGAATCTACAACGAACTCTCCGGCGCGAATGCCTACATTCATCGCGACCATCTGCACGAGTTGTTGCAGGAAACCAACGCCTGCAGCGGAGCGTTTCTGCAGGTCGACTCTCTCCAGTTGCCGACCCTCTACAAACAACTCAAGGAGACTCCCCGCGTCGCGGGGCTGATGGTGAAAGATTCGCTCGTCGAGAGCTTTCAGAAGACTGTCGCTGAGAATCAGCTGCGCATGCAGAAGATCAACATGATCTTCGCCTGTATTATTGCCTTTGGGGTGATTTTCAATACGGCGCGGATTTCACTGGCCGAACGAAGTCGAGAATTCGCCACGTTACGCGTGATCGGGTTCACGCGGTGGGAAGTGGCGAAGGTCTTACTGGGTGAACTCGGTATCCTGACGCTGCTGGCGATTCCGCTGGGCTACCTGATCGGACTCGGATTCTGCGCCGCGCTCGCCAAGGCGTTCGAGTCGGAGCATTTTCGGATGCCGCTGGTGATCAGTCTCAAGACCCTGGGGATCGCGGCGGGAATTACACTGCTGGCGGCGGCGGCCTCGGGGTTGTCAGTTCAGCGGCAGATCAATCAACTGGATATGATTGGGGCTTTGAAGAGCAAGGAATAA
- a CDS encoding S41 family peptidase, whose translation MKTKSSTTLNHAFQVALTIMLLAISGFAAATEPTAPAAVTTSANKQIVEHDQIIPAGYEQHSLSDDGIPLAREDVIPVKTAISSGTSSPADESQLKISSRATDSKMRGYLARTSLQQLLTVYREANQMIDTRHVNPPSYEVRTQNAVQVVTMALNNQEFLRANNVNPQPQAIQSVQQQLQQLVLAQPARDMNQAIGLMQTTAEVVSRGTGIRREAVALEFMNGTLDSLDKYSAFMPEAAGSVPGAMLDLVQTAGLEENIVGVGVELKGHAQGVEIVGVVDNSPAAELGLQAGDVIVAIGQQNMGGKTLNDVADNLAGQSGSSVTVDILRNGQKFRGTMVRRKVYVSSVSGTKMIDQATGTGYIRLKQFSDSSATDLEKALFTLHNQGMKNLVLDLRGNPGGLLDVCVTISDMFLPSGTIVSTRGRNASDNTQETATLPKTWAVPLVVLVDDNSASASEIFAAAVQENQRGIVVGRTSYGKGTVQTHFPMTSTQAILKLTTAKFYSPKGREMAGAGVTPDVPVAVETSTYRGTDNDADVQTAMQLISRGAPSQLLAGNLNRGSLNVGQNGNLNVNILPSPTVNFPANYPQANQVPAGLKEY comes from the coding sequence ATGAAAACGAAATCCTCCACAACTCTGAATCACGCGTTTCAAGTGGCTCTGACCATCATGCTGCTGGCGATCAGCGGATTTGCCGCTGCCACCGAACCGACGGCTCCCGCCGCGGTGACGACTTCGGCCAACAAGCAGATTGTCGAACACGATCAGATTATTCCGGCCGGTTACGAACAGCACTCTCTTAGCGACGACGGCATTCCTCTCGCTCGGGAGGATGTCATCCCGGTCAAAACCGCAATCAGCTCGGGGACCAGCTCTCCGGCTGACGAAAGCCAGCTGAAAATCAGCAGCCGTGCGACGGACTCGAAGATGCGGGGATATCTGGCCCGCACCAGCCTGCAGCAACTGCTGACGGTGTACCGCGAAGCCAACCAGATGATCGATACGCGACATGTCAACCCGCCCTCTTATGAAGTGCGGACCCAGAATGCGGTGCAGGTGGTGACCATGGCCCTTAACAATCAGGAGTTTCTGCGTGCGAACAATGTGAATCCGCAGCCCCAGGCAATCCAGAGCGTGCAGCAGCAGTTGCAACAACTGGTGCTGGCTCAGCCGGCCCGGGACATGAATCAGGCGATCGGCCTGATGCAGACGACTGCCGAAGTGGTGTCTCGCGGAACCGGGATTCGTCGTGAAGCGGTGGCTCTGGAATTCATGAACGGAACTTTGGATTCGCTGGACAAGTATTCGGCCTTCATGCCGGAAGCGGCAGGGTCGGTTCCGGGGGCGATGCTGGACCTGGTCCAGACGGCCGGACTGGAAGAAAACATCGTGGGTGTCGGCGTCGAGCTGAAAGGTCATGCCCAGGGGGTTGAGATTGTGGGTGTGGTCGATAACAGCCCGGCAGCTGAACTGGGACTTCAGGCAGGAGACGTGATTGTGGCCATCGGCCAGCAGAACATGGGGGGCAAGACCCTCAACGATGTGGCCGACAACCTGGCCGGCCAGTCTGGTTCTTCGGTGACGGTGGACATCCTTCGCAACGGCCAGAAGTTTCGCGGAACGATGGTTCGCCGCAAGGTGTATGTGAGCAGCGTGAGCGGAACGAAGATGATCGATCAGGCGACTGGGACTGGTTACATCCGCCTGAAGCAGTTCTCGGATTCGTCCGCGACCGACCTCGAAAAGGCCCTGTTTACCCTGCACAACCAGGGCATGAAGAATCTGGTGCTGGACCTGCGGGGGAACCCGGGCGGACTGCTGGATGTGTGCGTGACGATCTCTGACATGTTCCTGCCGAGCGGCACGATTGTTTCGACCCGAGGACGGAATGCGTCAGACAATACTCAGGAAACGGCGACTCTCCCCAAGACTTGGGCTGTTCCCTTGGTGGTGCTGGTCGACGACAACTCGGCCAGTGCGAGCGAAATTTTCGCCGCCGCTGTTCAGGAAAATCAGCGAGGAATTGTTGTGGGACGAACTTCATACGGAAAAGGGACTGTGCAGACTCACTTCCCGATGACCTCGACCCAGGCGATTTTGAAACTGACCACTGCCAAGTTTTACTCTCCCAAAGGACGCGAAATGGCTGGTGCTGGCGTGACCCCGGACGTTCCGGTGGCTGTCGAAACCTCAACCTATCGTGGAACTGACAACGACGCTGATGTGCAGACCGCCATGCAGCTCATCAGCCGGGGCGCCCCGAGCCAGTTGCTGGCCGGCAACCTGAATCGCGGTTCGCTGAATGTCGGACAGAACGGAAACCTGAATGTGAACATCCTGCCAAGCCCGACCGTGAACTTCCCGGCGAACTATCCGCAGGCCAATCAGGTTCCCGCTGGTCTGAAGGAGTATTGA
- a CDS encoding DUF3500 domain-containing protein, producing the protein MRLLAFSLAALLAWSSFAQAETAALVPVAVQMSAAAQQFLDSLDPKERPRAMMAFDDPQRLDWTNVPKPTRKGIQLREMSLPQREKCHALLRASLSPAGYEKACRIMSLENNLREGEKNLTNGQLRDPERYFLTIFGTPGQQGVWGYSFEGHHLSLNFVVKDGEIFSDSPSFWGANPATVSVFVENGPENGVRTLTDEEQLAFDLVNALDDTQRQKAIIAAEAPSDYRGVGSPKPPEGPAEGLSVAEMTPAQKQTLWKLLEVYTGHLPKSVAAARQAEIKEAGVDQVHFAWLGATKPGVGHAYRIQGPTFALDLVNVQSDPAGNKANHIHSVWRSLKHDFGMITAATPKK; encoded by the coding sequence ATGAGACTTCTGGCTTTTTCTCTGGCCGCGCTGCTGGCGTGGAGTTCCTTCGCTCAGGCCGAAACCGCGGCTCTTGTGCCTGTGGCCGTGCAAATGTCCGCCGCCGCGCAGCAGTTTCTCGATTCGCTGGACCCGAAAGAGCGTCCGCGGGCGATGATGGCCTTCGACGATCCGCAGCGGCTCGACTGGACCAATGTGCCCAAGCCGACCAGAAAAGGGATTCAACTCCGGGAAATGTCGCTCCCGCAGCGTGAAAAATGCCATGCGTTGTTGCGGGCGTCGCTCAGCCCGGCGGGTTATGAAAAAGCCTGTCGGATCATGTCGCTGGAAAACAATCTGCGGGAAGGGGAGAAGAACCTGACCAACGGGCAGCTCCGCGATCCGGAGCGTTACTTTTTGACGATCTTTGGAACGCCCGGCCAGCAGGGAGTGTGGGGCTACAGCTTTGAAGGGCACCATCTGTCGCTTAACTTTGTGGTGAAAGATGGAGAGATCTTCAGCGATTCACCAAGTTTCTGGGGCGCGAACCCGGCCACCGTCAGCGTGTTTGTCGAAAACGGACCTGAAAACGGAGTCCGAACGCTGACCGATGAAGAGCAACTGGCGTTCGATCTGGTGAATGCACTCGATGACACGCAACGACAGAAGGCGATCATCGCTGCAGAGGCCCCGTCTGATTATCGCGGCGTCGGTTCCCCCAAACCCCCTGAAGGCCCGGCGGAAGGGCTTTCGGTTGCAGAAATGACGCCCGCCCAGAAACAGACGTTGTGGAAGCTGCTGGAGGTGTACACTGGACATCTGCCAAAGTCGGTGGCGGCGGCACGTCAGGCGGAAATCAAAGAAGCCGGTGTTGATCAGGTGCATTTTGCCTGGCTGGGAGCGACCAAGCCGGGCGTGGGGCATGCCTATCGTATTCAGGGGCCCACCTTTGCCCTGGATCTGGTGAACGTGCAGTCTGATCCGGCCGGGAACAAGGCGAATCACATTCACTCGGTCTGGCGAAGTTTGAAACACGACTTCGGCATGATCACCGCGGCGACTCCGAAGAAGTAG
- the ispF gene encoding 2-C-methyl-D-erythritol 2,4-cyclodiphosphate synthase: MTNSGLQHRIGIGHDTHRLEPGRDLIIGGVPVPHDKGCIAHSDGDVLLHALTDAILGALAWGDIGEWFPDTDPAYRGADSLVLLRRVLEKVFAEGWQITNADCIVFAQRPKLSQLKPKIRERVAEILQVSPDQVSVKAKTGEHVGPIGREEAVAAEVVVLLGRNE; this comes from the coding sequence ATGACAAATTCCGGCCTGCAGCATCGCATCGGCATCGGCCACGACACGCACCGCCTCGAACCCGGCCGCGACCTGATCATCGGAGGGGTACCGGTCCCGCATGACAAAGGGTGCATCGCCCATAGCGACGGGGACGTGCTGCTGCACGCACTCACCGACGCCATTCTCGGCGCACTCGCCTGGGGCGACATTGGCGAGTGGTTCCCGGACACCGACCCTGCGTACCGTGGGGCCGACTCTCTGGTGCTGCTCCGCCGCGTCCTCGAAAAGGTCTTCGCCGAAGGCTGGCAGATCACCAACGCCGACTGCATCGTCTTCGCCCAGCGCCCGAAGCTCTCACAACTCAAGCCGAAGATCCGCGAACGGGTCGCCGAGATCCTGCAGGTGTCGCCGGATCAGGTGAGCGTCAAAGCCAAAACCGGCGAACACGTCGGCCCGATTGGAAGAGAAGAAGCGGTTGCGGCCGAAGTGGTGGTGCTGTTGGGGCGGAATGAATAG